The Girardinichthys multiradiatus isolate DD_20200921_A chromosome Y, DD_fGirMul_XY1, whole genome shotgun sequence genome has a window encoding:
- the LOC124864805 gene encoding tubulin epsilon and delta complex protein 2-like isoform X2, whose amino-acid sequence MSLLSAVEEAIKTYKVEQAKLNRTIQYCREILQNLKPQHKAGSEETELADDAAADAESSPGEKEDIELLERALEKALWVRTVSEFPNDWPCGSPDETRFQLHRLTEQGLSLALRCRTEEILVKQPSEMKPEVLGGEQSKSPSSATLEQLQLTAAELHVFADKVKREWKAWDRWRPEGGCLCPSEAAGVFGNRTASPLPLTITYRTEPELQLLERLRMRVALLQQEIHLEQVLLDALSHQLSSIRPGPGCPSPSVLRDIYSLLGEGGERFAAFIHDSKHE is encoded by the exons ATGTCGCTGCTGTCTGCGGTTGAGGAAGCTATTAAGACATATAAGGTCGAACAAGCCAAGCTTAACCGCACCATTCAGTATTGCAGAGAAATCCTACAGAACCT GAAACCACAACACAAAGCAGGCTCTGAAGAAACAGAATTAGCAGATGATGCTGCTGCAG ATGCAGAGTCCTCGCCAGGAGAGAAGGAAGATATAGAACTGCTTGAGCGGGCACTGGAAAAAGCTCTTTGGGTCCGCACCGTCTCAGAG TTTCCTAACGATTGGCCATGCGGTAGTCCAGATGAGACCAGGTTTCAGCTTCACAGACTAACTGAGCAAGGGCTCAGCCTTGCACTGCGCTGCCGGACTGAAGAGATTCTTGTCAAGCAGCCGTCAGAAATGAAACCTGAGGTCCTGG GTGGTGAGCAGAGCAAGTCCCCTTCCAGTGCGACACTTGAACAGCTGCAGCTGACAGCAGCAGAGCTCCACGTCTTTGCAGATAAAGTGAAACGAG AGTGGAAGGCATGGGATCGATGGAGGCCAGAGGGAGGCTGCCTTTGCCCCTCTGAGGCAGCTGGTGTGTTTGGAAACAGGACAGCTTCCCCTCTGCCCCTGACCATAACCTACAGAACAGAGCCGGAACTCCAACTGCTGGAGAGGCTGCGGATGAGAGTGGCACTGCTGCAACAGGAGATTCATCTTGAACAA GTTCTCTTAGACGCTCTGTCCCATCAGCTTTCATCCATCAGACCTGGACCTGGATGTCCCAGCCCCAGTGTGCTCAGAGACATATACTCGCTGCTGGGAGAAGGAGGGGAGCGTTTTGCTGCCTTCATCCACGACTCTAAGCATGAATGA
- the LOC124864805 gene encoding uncharacterized protein LOC124864805 isoform X1, translating to MSLLSAVEEAIKTYKVEQAKLNRTIQYCREILQNLKPQHKAGSEETELADDAAADAESSPGEKEDIELLERALEKALWVRTVSEFPNDWPCGSPDETRFQLHRLTEQGLSLALRCRTEEILVKQPSEMKPEVLGGEQSKSPSSATLEQLQLTAAELHVFADKVKREWKAWDRWRPEGGCLCPSEAAGVFGNRTASPLPLTITYRTEPELQLLERLRMRVALLQQEIHLEQVSMVFPLTTCENGSLRRSVPSAFIHQTWTWMSQPQCAQRHILAAGRRRGAFCCLHPRL from the exons ATGTCGCTGCTGTCTGCGGTTGAGGAAGCTATTAAGACATATAAGGTCGAACAAGCCAAGCTTAACCGCACCATTCAGTATTGCAGAGAAATCCTACAGAACCT GAAACCACAACACAAAGCAGGCTCTGAAGAAACAGAATTAGCAGATGATGCTGCTGCAG ATGCAGAGTCCTCGCCAGGAGAGAAGGAAGATATAGAACTGCTTGAGCGGGCACTGGAAAAAGCTCTTTGGGTCCGCACCGTCTCAGAG TTTCCTAACGATTGGCCATGCGGTAGTCCAGATGAGACCAGGTTTCAGCTTCACAGACTAACTGAGCAAGGGCTCAGCCTTGCACTGCGCTGCCGGACTGAAGAGATTCTTGTCAAGCAGCCGTCAGAAATGAAACCTGAGGTCCTGG GTGGTGAGCAGAGCAAGTCCCCTTCCAGTGCGACACTTGAACAGCTGCAGCTGACAGCAGCAGAGCTCCACGTCTTTGCAGATAAAGTGAAACGAG AGTGGAAGGCATGGGATCGATGGAGGCCAGAGGGAGGCTGCCTTTGCCCCTCTGAGGCAGCTGGTGTGTTTGGAAACAGGACAGCTTCCCCTCTGCCCCTGACCATAACCTACAGAACAGAGCCGGAACTCCAACTGCTGGAGAGGCTGCGGATGAGAGTGGCACTGCTGCAACAGGAGATTCATCTTGAACAAGTTAGCATGGTGTTTCCTCTAACTACCTGTGAAAACG GTTCTCTTAGACGCTCTGTCCCATCAGCTTTCATCCATCAGACCTGGACCTGGATGTCCCAGCCCCAGTGTGCTCAGAGACATATACTCGCTGCTGGGAGAAGGAGGGGAGCGTTTTGCTGCCTTCATCCACGACTCTAA
- the LOC124864805 gene encoding uncharacterized protein LOC124864805 isoform X3 produces the protein MILQRKPEPGRNHFMQRMRAMFPNDWPCGSPDETRFQLHRLTEQGLSLALRCRTEEILVKQPSEMKPEVLGGEQSKSPSSATLEQLQLTAAELHVFADKVKREWKAWDRWRPEGGCLCPSEAAGVFGNRTASPLPLTITYRTEPELQLLERLRMRVALLQQEIHLEQVSMVFPLTTCENGSLRRSVPSAFIHQTWTWMSQPQCAQRHILAAGRRRGAFCCLHPRL, from the exons ATGATCTTACAGAGGAAGCCTGAGCCTGGGAGGAATCACTTCATGCAGAGGATGAGGGCTATG TTTCCTAACGATTGGCCATGCGGTAGTCCAGATGAGACCAGGTTTCAGCTTCACAGACTAACTGAGCAAGGGCTCAGCCTTGCACTGCGCTGCCGGACTGAAGAGATTCTTGTCAAGCAGCCGTCAGAAATGAAACCTGAGGTCCTGG GTGGTGAGCAGAGCAAGTCCCCTTCCAGTGCGACACTTGAACAGCTGCAGCTGACAGCAGCAGAGCTCCACGTCTTTGCAGATAAAGTGAAACGAG AGTGGAAGGCATGGGATCGATGGAGGCCAGAGGGAGGCTGCCTTTGCCCCTCTGAGGCAGCTGGTGTGTTTGGAAACAGGACAGCTTCCCCTCTGCCCCTGACCATAACCTACAGAACAGAGCCGGAACTCCAACTGCTGGAGAGGCTGCGGATGAGAGTGGCACTGCTGCAACAGGAGATTCATCTTGAACAAGTTAGCATGGTGTTTCCTCTAACTACCTGTGAAAACG GTTCTCTTAGACGCTCTGTCCCATCAGCTTTCATCCATCAGACCTGGACCTGGATGTCCCAGCCCCAGTGTGCTCAGAGACATATACTCGCTGCTGGGAGAAGGAGGGGAGCGTTTTGCTGCCTTCATCCACGACTCTAA